A genomic stretch from Sceloporus undulatus isolate JIND9_A2432 ecotype Alabama chromosome 5, SceUnd_v1.1, whole genome shotgun sequence includes:
- the SPR gene encoding sepiapterin reductase, protein MEASWSGSSGAGCVALVSGASRGLGRSLALALSGLLGPGSWLLLTGRSAPALEALREQIQAARPQLRLRCLPADLASSPAAAQEALLRAAQEAGQPLGRLLLFNNAGSLGDVSKSFLDFTDPEEVNEYLAFNVTSALCLTASFLKAFPAQPGLRRTVVNISSLCALQPFKSWTLYCTAKAARDMMFKVLAAEEPDVRVLNYAPGPLDTDMQKEARAKSGDLELRQKFVDMKERGELLDCDVSAQKLLDLLVADTFESGAHIDFYDL, encoded by the exons ATGGAGGCGTCGTGGTCGGGCTCCTCCGGGGCCGGTTGCGTGGCGCTGGTGTCGGGGGCCTCCCGGGGCCTTGGCCGGAGCCTGGCGCTGGCGCTGTCGGGGCTGCTGGGGCCGGGCTCCTGGCTGCTGCTGACCGGCCGCTCGGCGCCGGCGCTGGAGGCCCTCCGGGAGCAGATCCAGGCCGCCCGGCCCCAGCTCCGCCTCCGCTGCCTCCCGGCCGACCTGGCCTCCTCCCCGGCAGCCGCCCAAGAAGCCCTGCTCCGCGCCGCCCAGGAAGCAGGGCAGCCCCTCGGCCGCCTGCTGCTCTTCAACAACGCCG GCTCCCTTGGAGACGTGTCCAAATCCTTCTTGGACTTCACTGACCCGGAGGAGGTCAACGAATACCTGGCCTTCAACGTCACCTCTGCCCTGTGCCTGACCGCCTCCTTCCTCAAGGCCTTCCCTGCCCAGCCAGGACTCCGCCGGACGGTGGTCAACATCTCCTCCCTCTGTGCCTTGCAGCCTTTCAAGAGCTGGACGCTCTACTGCACGGCCAAAGCCGCCCGGGACATGATGTTCAAGGTTCTGGCCGCGGAAGAGCCGGACGTCAGGGTGCTCAATTATGCGCCAG GACCCCTGGACACCGACATGCAGAAAGAGGCGCGCGCCAAATCGGGGGACCTGGAATTAAGGCAGAAGTTTGTGGACATGAAGGAACGCGGGGAACTTCTCGACTGCGACGTCTCCGCCCAGAAGCTCCTGGACCTTCTTGTCGCAGACACTTTTGAATCTGGGGCTCACATTGACTTTTATGACCTCTGA